One Sporosarcina sp. FSL W8-0480 genomic window, TTTGGACGTTCAAACTTCGTGATGCCTAATTGGTATTGCCGAATCGTCTCATCCTTATCCGTTACTTGAAGAACTCCTTCCGGAAGCAAGGTGTAATTTTGTACATTCTCCGCGAAAACTATCGGTTCTCCCGCACTATTCGCAATCGCCAAGCCATCCCCATTGACAAGCATGAGGTTGCCGCCTTCAACCGGTGTAACAAAGAAACTCCCTTGACGCGTGTAAACCGTCTGTTCACCATTTTCGGTTGGTCTAATGAGATTGAAGTACTGTTTTGGTGTCGTCAATGCAAAGTCGAGTTCCCGTCCTGTCGTCTGCAATGTGCCGACGGTAGTGTTCATTTGTACGGATCCTAACATTGCACCGACGCCATAGCGTATTCCAGCCGGTGATTGGCGTGGTGCCGTATCGCCCTTGTCATTATTGAATTGTTGGTAGAGCAATTCCTGGAAATTGGCTGCACCGGACTTGTATCCATGAGTCGATGAATTCGCAAGGTTGTTTCCGATTATGTCGATTTGGCTCTGTAATTGATTCATCGTATTTACTGCTGTTGCCATCGATCGTATCATTCGTTCCCGCTCCTTTTACGTCGTGTCTTAATTGACACGGCCAATTTCATTCACTGCTTTTTCCATGCTACGGTCATATGCCTGGAGTATTTTTTGATTCGCCTCGAACGCCCTGAACGCGGCAAGCATGTCCGTCATCGTCTTCGCTGCATCTACGTTAGAGCCTTCCAAATACCCCTGTTGGAATGAAAAGCCGCCTTGCGTTCCCGGAAGGTTTCCGTTTTGACTCGCGAATAGGCCGTTATCTTGTTTCAAAAGTGAGGAGGGCTGCTCCGCGAATGAAACACCAAGTGTCGCAACTGTTGCCCCATCTTGCATGATGACACCATTGTCGGAAATAGTGAATTCATCACTTTGCAACTGAATGCGTTGTCCGTTTGAGTCAAGAACATAGTATCCCATCGGATTCGTCAGATTGCCGTTCGCGTCAATCGTGAAATTACCGTTTCGTGTGTACAGCTCATTTCCATTTTCATTTTCAAGCCTGAAAAAGACAGTTCCACGCTCGTTCGTTTCGGTATTGACCGGCAAATTGACATCGATGAGTGCAACGTCAGTCGTCATGCCGGTTTCCCGTAGTGATCCTTGCGTGAAAAGCGGCAATGTCTCTTGCATGTAAACGCCTGTTGAAAGTGGCCCTACTAACGTTATGCCTTTATAGTGAAGGCCTTTTTCCGTAGGAATCCGTGTCGCGTTCACACTGGACATTAACATTTCAGGGAATGACCGGATCGTTGACTGTTCAGCTTTAAAGCCCGGTGTGTTGGCGTTCGCCATATTATTCGCCAACATTTCCGTCCTGCGCTGTTGCGCGATCATGCCGGAACCTGCTGTGTAAAATCCTCGGAACATGGATGCCCGCCTCCTTTCGTTTATTATTTATTTCAATTAAAGTTAGGTTTCAATAACGTCCTGCTTTACTGATGTTTTCAAGAAGAATGCCCGTCCCGACTGCAACACAGCTAAGTGGGTTGTCCGAAACAAAAACCGGAACTTTTAATTCCTCAGCAAGAAGTTGGTCTATTCCATGCATCAGCGCGCCGCCACCTGTAAGGAAAATGCCACGGTCTATAATGTCGGCGGAAAGTTCCGGTGGTGTTTTTTCCAAAACGTTTTTCGCCGATTGAACGATCATTTCCACAGATTCATTCAATGCTTCGCGAATTTCTTCAGAATCAACCGTAATTGTACGCGGTAAACCCGAAACCATATCGCGTCCACGAATATCCATCGATTCTTTACGGCTGCCCCGGAATACCGTTGCAATGCTTTTCTTAATCGTTTCAGCTGTTCGTTCCCCAATATGTAGTTTATGCTTTCTTTTTATAGCTTGGATGATGTCATTGTCAAACATGTCGCCCGCCGCTTTTATCGACTCCGAAGTGACGATATCCCCCATCGACAGAACTGCGACATCCGTCGTTCCCCCGCCGATATCGATTACCATATTCCCGCTTGGTTGGAAAATGTCCATTCCGGCCCCGATTGCTGCGACTTTCGGCTCTTCTTCAAGATAGATCTTTTTTCCGCCGGATTTTTCTGCAGCGTCCTGGATTGCTTTCTGTTCGACACTTGTAATGTTCGTCGGGCAGCAAATCAGAATCCGCGGTTTCGACAAAAATCCTTTGACTTTCAACTTATTGATAAAATGGCGAAGCATCGCCTCGGTGACGTCGAAATCAGCGATGACTCCATCTTTCATTGGTCGGATCGCAACAATGTTACCTGGCGTTCTACCGACCATTTTACTGGCTTCCTCACCGACAGCCAAAACCTTATTCGTTTGCTTGTCAATGGCAACAACAGCCGGCTCGTCAAGCACAATCCCTTTCCCTTTTACGTGAATCAACACATTGGCAGTTCCAAGGTCGATTCCAATATCCTTAGCAAACATCAATCCTGTTTCCCCTTCCGGCTCAATCATCTACATACGTATATTAGCCTACTCTACTGACTATATATTGTATCACAATGGCGTTATGTTGAACACAAAAATTGACAGTTATTTCACATATATTTATTCAGAATTAAAAAGCGTAGGATGTTATGTCGATTGGAGAAAATTTACAAGATATTTTGGGAGGTTCTTATTTTCATAGCGGTTCGGAATAATGCTTTTTTATTCCAATTTAGTCGATGGGGGTAAATTCATTAAACTTTTTCGAGGTGATTTCGGGGGATATTTCCTGTAGGGGGAAAGGTTGTCCACATGCGAAAAGACAGGGTGTCCGCCCTACTGCCTAGGCTGGTTGCGTCCCCGTCTATTCTCACTACATGTTGCGGGCCTTCTTATTTTCATTCATCCATTTCATCCGTGTTGCTTCACCGCCTCTTAAATGTCTGACAGACTTATGATAGGCAAGTACTTTTGCGACTTCTTCAGACAACTCAGCATCCACATTCGGCAGTCGTTCCGTTAAATCTTTGTGGACCGTGCTTTTCGAATAGCCCGTCGCTTTCGCAAGTGCCCGTACTGTAAGTCCAGTGTCCAGCAACATTTTACCGAGGCGCACGCATCGCCTCCGAATTTGCTCGTGCACGCCCTCTTCCTTTCCCTGTCAGCTCCGTTTCTTCCTTTATCTTATGCGAGGTATGACCGGATTATGTCTGGGCGTTGTTAGAGGGGGGAAATATAGAGATGGATTTAATTGCGGTGAAAGGAGAACTTTTTTGGTGGAAAGGAGAACTCCTGGAGCAGGAAGGAGAACTCTTCCGATGGAAAGGAGAACTCCTGGCGCGTTAACGAGAACTCTTTCGGTGGAAAGGAGAACTTCGGGAGCGTTAATGAGAACTCTTCCGGTGGAAAGGAGAACTCCTGGCGCAGGAAGGAGAACTCTTCCGATGGAAAGGAGAACTCCTGGCGCGTTAATGAGAACTCTTCCGATGAAAAGGAGAACTCCTGGCGCGTTAATGAGAACTCTTCCGGTGGAAAGGAGAACTTCGGGAACGGGAATGAGAACTCTTCCGATGGAAAGGAGAACTCCTGGCGCGTTAACGAGAACTCTTTCGGTGGAAAGGAGAACTCCGGGAACGTTAATGAGAACTCTTTCGGTGGAAAGGAGAACTCCTGGGTCAGGAATGAGAACTCTTCCGATGGAAAGGAGAACTCCTGGGTCAGGAATGAGAACTCTTCCGGCGGATAGGAGAACTTTCCCAGTTTAAAGGAGTACTACAGAAAAAACTAATTTGTGGAAAGGCATTAGGCGCGATTAGATGTTGCTTAAAACAATATAAGTTCCGCGGAATGGATGTATGTCTACTTAAAATCATTCGCGCCAAATGCTTTTGACACTTTAAAGATCTGTCTTTCATTATTTATCGATCTGTAACTCATAATGGGCATTTCGGCCATGCCCTATAAGTTTTGTTGGGGCTTTCGCTAATAAATATTTCGCAAGATGTCGACATTCGATTTGCATGAAATACCTAAACTCCTTGTTAGTCATTGTCTCTTTTATTAAATAGCGCCAGTCTTCTAATGCCGCTTTATACTCTTCTGACCCCATATAGCCGCAGGAGAAACACCGCCATTTTCTTTCCTCCCATTTCATCTTAAATTTTCCGCATTCCGTACAAATGACCCCTGGAATTATTTCGGCTGGATGAATATTGAATTTAGTGGCCAACGGAAAAGGATTAAACTCACGATGATTTTTGAGAATTTCATTGGATAGTTTTTGAATTTCTTGTCTGCTTAAGATTTCTTGATTGATTGGTAGTGATCTTAGGTATGCTGGAACGTCGTAGGTAAACATAATATCCATCTCAGGTGTTTCCTCAATTTGCATCTCGTTATTGTATGCAAACGCAATTAGCCCTCTAACCGGCATTTTGATGTTCCTTGCATGCAACCAATTCTCCAATAAATGTATTTTTCTTTCAACTTCAGTTATTGGGCTACGAAGAGGTATCCGTTGTCCCGATGGATATTCCTTTATAAATTGCATAGGTTTTGCCTTAACTACTATTTTTTCTGCTATGTTCTTTACTTCGGAGATGACGATAAAGGAAGAAGTAATGAGTAATGAGTCCATTTGAAAATAAATTCCGTCATAATTTAAGGTTACATCATGAAGAATTGCATGTGGATAACGGGGTTTAAATTCTTTTAGATACTTATCGTATTGGCATTCCCCATTGTATCCTGCTTCAACATTATAAAGTTTCTCCTTAATTTTTTGCTTGTTCTCGTTGCCCCTCCCTAATCTCCTTTCCAATGCAATTAATCCGTCCATTTCACTTGTTCGTTTCCTTTGTTTTATTATCATTAATAAAATCACCTCCATTCTATTGTAGTGCTATGACATTCTACTTGGAATAGTCTGACGCAAACTCGAAGTTAAAGGGTGAAAAGAGGGGTAAAAATGAATTTTAAACCGGGATTCGGGGGTAAAATCTAATTTTCATCGTTTTTAAAAATCGAATAAATTGGTGATTACTTGACTTTTTCTGTTTTATGTTTTGCAATGTGAAATCTTCCAGGTTAAAGAAGAACCACCAGAGCATGAAGCGTAGAAACCCTATTAATTGTGGAAAGCATTAGGCGCGAATATGTAGTGTAATAAACAATTAAAAATCCCGCGGAAGGATCTTTGTCCCTATAGAAAACCAATTCGCGCAAAATGCCTTTGACATTTAAATGGTTTTGGCACCTTGAATGAGAACTCTTCATGTTAAAGGAGAACTTTTCAGCGATAAAGGAGAACTCAGCGCACATTAATGAGAACTCTCTCACGAGAAAGGGGAACTCTCCCACGATAAAGGAGAACTCCGCGCGCAGTAACGAGAACTCTCCCATGAGAAAGGAGAACTACGCGCACGCTAATGAGAACTCTCCCACGAGAAAGGAGAACTACGCGCGCAGTAATGAGAACTCTTCCACGGAAAAGGAGAACTACGCGCACGCTAATGAGAACTCTTCACCGATAAAGGAGAACTCCGAGCACGCTAATGAGAACTCTTCCACGAGAAAGGAGAACTACGCACACGCTAACGAGAACTCTTCCATGAGAAAGGAGAACTACACGAACGGTAACGAGAACTCTTCCGCGATAAAGGAGAACTCCGCGCGCAGTAACGAGAACTCTCCCACGAGAAAGGAGAACTACGCGCACGCTAATGAGAACTCTTCACCGATAAAGGAGAACTCCGCGCGCAGTAATGAGAACTCTTACACGAGAAAGGAGAACTACGCGCACGCTAATGAGAACTCTCCCACGTTAAAGGAGAACTCCGCGCGCAGTAATGAGAACTCTTCCACGGAAAAGGAGAACTACGCGCACGCTAATGAGAACTCTCCCTCGAGAAAGGAGAACTACGCGCACGCTAACGAGAACTCTTCCACGTTAAAGGAGAACTTCGCGTGCATTAACGAGAACTTTTCCACGTTAAAGGAGAACTACACGAACGGTAACGAGAACTCTTCACCGATAAAGGAGAACTACGCGCACGGTAACGAGAACTCTTACACGAGAAAGGAGAACTCCGCGCGCAGTAATGAGAACTCTTCCACGATAAAGGAGAACTCCGAGCACGCTAATGAGAACTCTTCCACGAGAAAGGAGAACTACGCGCACGGTAATGAGAACTCTCCCACGAGAAAGGAGAACTACGCGCACGCTAATGAGAACTCTCCCACGAGAAAGGAGAACTCCGCGCGCAGTAATGAGAACTCTTCCACGGAAAAGGGGAACTACGCGCACGCTAACGAGAACTCTTCACCGTTAAAGGAGAACTTCGCGTGCATTAACGAGAACTTTTCCACGTTAAAGGAGAACTCCGCGCACGCTAATGAGAACTTTTCCACGTTAAAGGAGAACTCCACGCACGGTAACGAGAACTCTTCCACGAGAAAGGAGAACTACGCGCGCGCTAATGAGAACTCCACGCACGGTAACAAGAACTACGCGCGCAGTAATGAGAACTCTCCCACGATAAAGGAGAACTCACAAGAAATTAAAAAATCCACCCCGCAATTCAGCGGGGTGGATAGGCATTAAAATCCTAAATATGAGCGCGGGTTGACTGGGATGCCGTCTTTGTGTACTTCGAAAAGTAGATGTGTGCCGGCTTGGGCGTTCCAATCGTTGCTTGTGGCCGTGCCGAGTGATTGTCCTTGGATGACTTCGTCGCCTTCTTTAACGAGAATGCCAGTTAGTGAGCCGTAGACTGTTGTCATTCCGTTGGCGTGGGCGATTTTGACTTCGCCGCCTTTGAAATGGTCCAAAATGACTTCCTGGACGACTCCGCTCATGGCTGCGACTACTTCAAATGGTTGGCCATCAACAGAGATTGAGACGCCTTTGTTTGTAATGTACGTTTGGTTGAAGACAAGTAGTGCGTTTTCGCGCGCTTCTTCGTCTGCTTCTGCATCATAGTACTCTTGTAAAATGGCCACGTTGTCGAAAAGTTCTTCATTGAACGGGTATTTGAGTACTTCATTTGCAGCGTTTGTTTCTACGATTGGTTGGTTGTCAGGATCAGCTGTTGCATCGGCTGTTTCGTTAGGACCTTTTTGAATGGCATTGTAGCCCCAAATCATGCCGACGAACACGATCGCGATTCCCGCATAGATGGCAGGCCAGAACCATCTATTCTTTTGACTCTTATTCTTCTGAGAAGGGAATTTCGGTTTTTCTTCTCGCATTATCATCACCTCACTTGCTATTGTTTGCAAGTGTTGGTGATTTTAAACATTCAGATTCAGGAAGTTCAAACTTTTTTATTTTTGTGCCTGAATAGTAGTATGTGATAATGTTTTCTGCCGTCCATCCTTTCCTGGCGAAGGCCTCTGCACCGTATTGGCTCATGCCGACTCCGTGGCCATATCCTATCGTATCGATGATGACGATTTTGTTTGTGACGTCATACGCAATGTTGAAGTCCGTGGAGGCAAGTCCAAGTGCCTCGCGCATTTCCCTGCCGCTCATTTCAAACTCACCAGACACCGCTTTCTGGACTCGTCCTGTATGATTGCGAACGAGTTGAAGGTTTTTGAAACGATCTGCATTCCAAGAGGAACCAAGTTTTTTATTCCACTGGACGATTGGCATTTCGACCCGTCTTTCAAATTCCGCTGCAACGATGTCCTCACCCGGGCTTTCAACGCTTTGTAAGTACGGGATTGAGCTGCCGCTGTAGTTTTGCGCTGTCTCGGTCTTACCGTTCGAGGTGGAGAAAAACATGGCGGTGATCAGTTCGTCTTCATAGACAATTGTGTCCCCCGCTGTCGACTCTACTATTTCGAGTAGTCTTTTCTCGTTTTTCCTGAAATCCTTGCCCCACCGTTCCCTTCGTTCTTCCACCGTTTTGTACACTTGCGCGGAGACGGTTGCTTCGATAGGTTTCTTGCCGTTCTCTGTAGTCCGCAGTACATATGTCCGTGCAGCAATCGCCTGGGCTCTTAAGGCTTCGTCATGGAAGTCCATCGGCATTTCGCCGGCGACGACTCCGATGACGTAATCCTCAAGAGGCAATGACTTGTCCACCCCTTCCACTGTGATATAGATTGTGCACGGCTCCTCTGTTGCTACAACTTCTGGTTCTGGTTCTGTCTCGATAGTTTTTTTCATGAGGATGGGAATAAAAAATAGTAGTACGATCAATAAAGCAGCTAGTAGTTTGTCCATGTTTGATTGTATGAAGTTGGTGTGGGTTTCATTCAACAAAAAAAGTAGAGGGTGGAATATTTTCCTCCTCTACTTTCGGATTATATTTTCAATCATACAAGTTCTATTTCTTTAACGATTTTTTCTTCCTCGGATACGCGTTCGATATCTGCGCCAAGTGCTTTTAATTTCTTATGGAAGTCGACGTAGCCTCTGTCCAAGTGGATGAGTTCTGTTACGCGCGTAACGCCTTCTGCGACGAGTCCTGCCAAGATGAGGGCAGCTGCTGCACGAAGGTCTGTTGCTGCGACTTCAGCACCTTGCAGATCGGATGGCCCTGAGATGATGACTGAACGTCCTTCGATTTTAACGCTTGCGTTCATGCGGCGGAATTCTTCTACGTGCATGAAGCGGTTTTCGAATACAGTTTCTGTCAATACTCCCGTGCCTGTTGCTGTAAGCATGAGCGCCATCATTTGGGATTGCATATCTGTCGGGAAGCCTGGATGCGGCATCGTCTTCAGATCGACTGCTTTTAATGGGTGCTGCGCCTGAATGCGAAGTCCTTCATCCAATTCAGTGATTTTGACGCCCATTTCTCCAAGCTTTGAGATTAATGCAGCGTTATGCTCAGGAACGGCGTTTTCGATTGTGACATCGCCTCCTGTGATAGCAGCTGCCACCATGAACGTTCCTGTTTCGATGCGGTCAGGAATGATATGATGGATTGTTCCATGTAATTTCTGAACGCCTTCGATACGGATGGCATCTGTTCCAGCTCCGATGACACGGCCGCCCATTTCGTTGATGAAGTTCGCTAAATCGACAATTTCCGGCTCTTTCGCCGCGTTTTCGATAACGGTCGTGCCTGTTGCGAGTGCAGCGGCAGTCATGATGTTTTCTGTTGCACCAACGCTCGGGAAGTCGAGGTAAATCTTAGCTCCTTTTAGTCCGTTCTCTGCTTTCGCCTCTACATGTCCATTGCCGAATGTAATTTCTGCTCCCATCGCTTCGAATCCTTTAAGATGCTGATCGATTGGACGGGATCCGATTGCGCATCCACCTGGTAGTGCAACGCGTGCGAAACCGTTACGTGCAAGTAGTGGACCCATGACCAAAATAGATGCACGCATTTTCCGTACATATTCGAAATGTGCTTCGCTTGAAAGCGGTTCTGTCGAATCAATTATTACTTGCCCTTTTTCTGCGTCATATTCAACTTTTGCATTAAGGCTTTTCACAACTTCGTTAATTGTCGAAACATCTGAAAGGTTAGGTACATCTCTTATGACGTTTGGCCCATCCGACGCTAACAATGCTGCAGCAAGTATTGGTAATACTGCATTTTTTGCGCCCTCTACACGAACGTTTCCATTAAGAACACGTCCACCTCTAATAATTATTTTATCCACAAAAAGTCCCTCCGACTCAAATTTATACTATTCGCCATATTTTTATCTTTTCTTATTTTTTTCGTCATGAATTAATCATAAAAACACATACTATTCTACAATGCTCTACATTATTAAACAAGTAACTACAGAGCTATTTTCCCTCTATCTGCAAGATAGTCTATAATATGTAGTCATTTGGTGATTTGTGTCCCTATGTTTGTTGGCATAAGTTCCGTGATATGTTCCGTCATTTTGCAATTCCCACTTTTTACACGAAGCTAAACATTTTTCATGCCATCGCCCCATATACGGCTTTGCATATACGCGGCGAAAACATGATAGGTAGTGATTAATGATTACCTACCCCAATTTCTGACTAAATAACCCTTATCGGTAAATTAATGAAGGAACTCTTCCTGACCAATAGGATATGTCCAAAAAGAAATTTGATACAGTCGAACCTATAGCAAAACTCAATAAAATGAAAAGTAATTGTGCTTGGAAAACGTGATTCTTTTTGATGATTTTTTCTGGCATGATCGATTGGAGCGCATAGAAGGTTAACCCAATGAAAAAAATATGGGAAACAATCGCTAACATTGGATTGTGAGCAAATACACTATTCATGTGAAATGACTCCTTATTGGTTATTATTGTCCGTTTGGGCGCGGTTAAAGCAATGAAGTGACATTTATATGTCGCGTTAGATGCATTTGAGTAATAAAAGGTCTAAAGGCATGGGGAAAGGTTACATTTCATATGTGCATGCAGTGATTTTAAGGGTGTTTCTATGCGGTTTTGAGCGTTTAGAGCGCGTTATGCGCTTTTCGATGCATTTATGCGTGATTAAAGGGACTTATGAGCTTTTCGACGCGTTTATGCGTTTTTAAAGCGACTTATGAGCTTTTTGGTTGGATATTCCAGTTTTTATTCATAAACTATAAAAAGCAGGCAGAAGAATGAGTTCCTCTGCCCACCTATTTGTTCATGCTATTATCTCATTTCGTAAACCTTTATACGAGTGATGGCCCGTCTTAGGTGGAGCTCCGCCAACTTTGCCTCAACGTCGTTGTTTTTCGCTTTTAGCGCTTCTTCTGCACGTTTCGCTGCGAGTTTAGCGCGAGCGATATCGATGTTTTCAGCTAGTTCAGCGCTTTGAGCTAAAATGGTGACGACATCGGGACGAACTTCGATGAACCCGCCATGCACGGCGACATTTACAGTCGAGCTTCCGTTTTTTAGGCGAAGCGCACCGATTTGAAGTGGTGCAACCATTGCGATATGGCCGGGAAGGACCCCGATTTCACCAAATTCAGTTGCGGCAATCACCATTTCCGCATCAGTTTCACTAACAGGGCCGTCGGGAGTGACGATATTGACTTTAATTGTCTTCATTTGTTTCCCTCCTGATCCTGTAGATTAAACTTCTACGCCCATGCCTTTTGCTTTTTCGATAACATCTTCGATGCGTCCAACAAGACGGAATGCATCTTCCGGAAGGTGATCGTAGCGACCGTCCAAGATTTCCTTGAAGCCTTTGACTGTTTCAGCAACCGGCACGTATGAACCTGCTTGTCCTGTAAACTGTTCAGCAACGTGGAAGTTCTGGGATAGGAAGAATTGGATACGACGTGCACGTCCTACGACAAGCTTGTCATCTTCACTTAATTCGTCCATACCAAGGATCGCGATAATATCTTGAAGTTCACGGTAACGCTGCAAAGTTGTTTGTACTTGACGTGCTACAGAATAGTGCTCTTCCCCAACGATTTCAGGGCTTAGTGCACGTGAAGTAGATGCAAGTGGGTCAACCGCAGGGTAGATACCCATTTCAGATAGTTTACGCTCAAGGTTAGTTGTTGCATCCAAGTGAGCGAACGTTGTAGCCGGAGCCGGGTCCGTATAGTCATCGGCTGGTACATAGATTGCTTGGATGGATGTAACGGAACCAACGTTTGTTGAAGTGATACGCTCTTGAAGCTGACCCATCTCTGTTGCAAGTGTTGGTTGGTAACCAACCGCAGATGGCATACGGCCCAATAGTGCGGATACTTCAGAACCTGCTTGTGTGAAGCGGAAGATATTGTCGATGAATAGAAGAACGTCCGCGCCTTGTTCGTCACGGAAGTGTTCTGCCATTGTCAAACCTGTTAGGGCAACACGCATACGTGCGCCAGGAGGCTCGTTCATTTGACCGAATACCATCGCTGTTTTGTTGATAACACCGGAGTCCGTCATTTCGTGGAACAAGTCGTTCCCTTCGCGAGTACGTTCCCCAACGCCTGCGAATACGGAGATACCACCGTGTTCTTGGGCGATGTTGTTGA contains:
- a CDS encoding rod shape-determining protein; its protein translation is MFAKDIGIDLGTANVLIHVKGKGIVLDEPAVVAIDKQTNKVLAVGEEASKMVGRTPGNIVAIRPMKDGVIADFDVTEAMLRHFINKLKVKGFLSKPRILICCPTNITSVEQKAIQDAAEKSGGKKIYLEEEPKVAAIGAGMDIFQPSGNMVIDIGGGTTDVAVLSMGDIVTSESIKAAGDMFDNDIIQAIKRKHKLHIGERTAETIKKSIATVFRGSRKESMDIRGRDMVSGLPRTITVDSEEIREALNESVEMIVQSAKNVLEKTPPELSADIIDRGIFLTGGGALMHGIDQLLAEELKVPVFVSDNPLSCVAVGTGILLENISKAGRY
- a CDS encoding DUF1146 family protein gives rise to the protein MNSVFAHNPMLAIVSHIFFIGLTFYALQSIMPEKIIKKNHVFQAQLLFILLSFAIGSTVSNFFLDISYWSGRVPSLIYR
- a CDS encoding flagellar hook-basal body protein, with protein sequence MIRSMATAVNTMNQLQSQIDIIGNNLANSSTHGYKSGAANFQELLYQQFNNDKGDTAPRQSPAGIRYGVGAMLGSVQMNTTVGTLQTTGRELDFALTTPKQYFNLIRPTENGEQTVYTRQGSFFVTPVEGGNLMLVNGDGLAIANSAGEPIVFAENVQNYTLLPEGVLQVTDKDETIRQYQLGITKFERPNLMNRLSATLFSLPDNMDELGVNPEDILTELIGENRSQIRMENGQLEASNVNLQKEMTDLISVQRSYQFNARTVTLADQMLGLINNIR
- the murA gene encoding UDP-N-acetylglucosamine 1-carboxyvinyltransferase; this translates as MDKIIIRGGRVLNGNVRVEGAKNAVLPILAAALLASDGPNVIRDVPNLSDVSTINEVVKSLNAKVEYDAEKGQVIIDSTEPLSSEAHFEYVRKMRASILVMGPLLARNGFARVALPGGCAIGSRPIDQHLKGFEAMGAEITFGNGHVEAKAENGLKGAKIYLDFPSVGATENIMTAAALATGTTVIENAAKEPEIVDLANFINEMGGRVIGAGTDAIRIEGVQKLHGTIHHIIPDRIETGTFMVAAAITGGDVTIENAVPEHNAALISKLGEMGVKITELDEGLRIQAQHPLKAVDLKTMPHPGFPTDMQSQMMALMLTATGTGVLTETVFENRFMHVEEFRRMNASVKIEGRSVIISGPSDLQGAEVAATDLRAAAALILAGLVAEGVTRVTELIHLDRGYVDFHKKLKALGADIERVSEEEKIVKEIELV
- the spoIID gene encoding stage II sporulation protein D, producing the protein MKKTIETEPEPEVVATEEPCTIYITVEGVDKSLPLEDYVIGVVAGEMPMDFHDEALRAQAIAARTYVLRTTENGKKPIEATVSAQVYKTVEERRERWGKDFRKNEKRLLEIVESTAGDTIVYEDELITAMFFSTSNGKTETAQNYSGSSIPYLQSVESPGEDIVAAEFERRVEMPIVQWNKKLGSSWNADRFKNLQLVRNHTGRVQKAVSGEFEMSGREMREALGLASTDFNIAYDVTNKIVIIDTIGYGHGVGMSQYGAEAFARKGWTAENIITYYYSGTKIKKFELPESECLKSPTLANNSK
- a CDS encoding M23 family metallopeptidase, producing the protein MREEKPKFPSQKNKSQKNRWFWPAIYAGIAIVFVGMIWGYNAIQKGPNETADATADPDNQPIVETNAANEVLKYPFNEELFDNVAILQEYYDAEADEEARENALLVFNQTYITNKGVSISVDGQPFEVVAAMSGVVQEVILDHFKGGEVKIAHANGMTTVYGSLTGILVKEGDEVIQGQSLGTATSNDWNAQAGTHLLFEVHKDGIPVNPRSYLGF
- a CDS encoding flagellar hook-basal body protein, with product MFRGFYTAGSGMIAQQRRTEMLANNMANANTPGFKAEQSTIRSFPEMLMSSVNATRIPTEKGLHYKGITLVGPLSTGVYMQETLPLFTQGSLRETGMTTDVALIDVNLPVNTETNERGTVFFRLENENGNELYTRNGNFTIDANGNLTNPMGYYVLDSNGQRIQLQSDEFTISDNGVIMQDGATVATLGVSFAEQPSSLLKQDNGLFASQNGNLPGTQGGFSFQQGYLEGSNVDAAKTMTDMLAAFRAFEANQKILQAYDRSMEKAVNEIGRVN
- a CDS encoding nuclease-related domain-containing protein → MIIKQRKRTSEMDGLIALERRLGRGNENKQKIKEKLYNVEAGYNGECQYDKYLKEFKPRYPHAILHDVTLNYDGIYFQMDSLLITSSFIVISEVKNIAEKIVVKAKPMQFIKEYPSGQRIPLRSPITEVERKIHLLENWLHARNIKMPVRGLIAFAYNNEMQIEETPEMDIMFTYDVPAYLRSLPINQEILSRQEIQKLSNEILKNHREFNPFPLATKFNIHPAEIIPGVICTECGKFKMKWEERKWRCFSCGYMGSEEYKAALEDWRYLIKETMTNKEFRYFMQIECRHLAKYLLAKAPTKLIGHGRNAHYELQIDK
- the atpD gene encoding F0F1 ATP synthase subunit beta; this encodes MSKGHILQVMGPVVDVKFENGQLPAIYNSLKVQIERPGNAPETLTLEVALHLGDDSVRTIAMSSTDGLKRGALVEDTGSPISVPVGNVTLGRVFNVLGEVIDLGEEIPASETRDPIHREAPKFENLSTEVEILETGIKVVDLLAPYIKGGKIGLFGGAGVGKTVLIQELINNIAQEHGGISVFAGVGERTREGNDLFHEMTDSGVINKTAMVFGQMNEPPGARMRVALTGLTMAEHFRDEQGADVLLFIDNIFRFTQAGSEVSALLGRMPSAVGYQPTLATEMGQLQERITSTNVGSVTSIQAIYVPADDYTDPAPATTFAHLDATTNLERKLSEMGIYPAVDPLASTSRALSPEIVGEEHYSVARQVQTTLQRYRELQDIIAILGMDELSEDDKLVVGRARRIQFFLSQNFHVAEQFTGQAGSYVPVAETVKGFKEILDGRYDHLPEDAFRLVGRIEDVIEKAKGMGVEV
- a CDS encoding F0F1 ATP synthase subunit epsilon; translation: MKTIKVNIVTPDGPVSETDAEMVIAATEFGEIGVLPGHIAMVAPLQIGALRLKNGSSTVNVAVHGGFIEVRPDVVTILAQSAELAENIDIARAKLAAKRAEEALKAKNNDVEAKLAELHLRRAITRIKVYEMR
- a CDS encoding sporulation transcriptional regulator SpoIIID, encoding MHEQIRRRCVRLGKMLLDTGLTVRALAKATGYSKSTVHKDLTERLPNVDAELSEEVAKVLAYHKSVRHLRGGEATRMKWMNENKKARNM